The Formosa sp. Hel1_33_131 genome window below encodes:
- the speB gene encoding agmatinase has translation METKTYAGISEEYAKLEHSKIVLIPVPYDGTSTWQKGADKGPKAFLEASENMELYDIETNSEVYKQGVYLTEPIKVNATPEAMVDAVHQETKSYIKKNKFVTVFGGEHSISIGTIRAFNEMFPSLTVVHIDAHADLRKSYDGSSCNHACAVYEASQNTNLIQVGIRSMDIKEKSVMNLDKTYFAHDMAIDDSWMDSAIDQMTDNVFITFDLDAFDPSILPSTGTPEPGGLLWYETMDFLKQVFAEKNVVGFDIVELCPNEIDKSSDFLAAKLYYKMLSYKFQNDETEDDYDNAYNDKPLTNNLSKFKEEDDY, from the coding sequence ATGGAAACTAAAACTTACGCTGGAATATCAGAAGAATATGCAAAATTAGAGCATTCGAAGATTGTATTAATTCCTGTCCCATATGATGGAACAAGTACATGGCAAAAAGGTGCAGACAAAGGACCAAAAGCCTTTTTAGAAGCTTCTGAAAATATGGAGCTTTACGATATTGAGACCAATTCAGAAGTTTATAAACAAGGTGTTTACTTGACTGAACCTATAAAAGTAAATGCTACACCAGAAGCTATGGTAGATGCTGTACATCAGGAAACTAAAAGCTATATAAAAAAGAACAAATTTGTAACTGTTTTTGGCGGTGAACATTCTATATCTATTGGAACAATTAGAGCATTTAATGAGATGTTTCCAAGCTTAACAGTGGTGCATATAGATGCACATGCAGATTTACGAAAAAGTTATGATGGTAGTTCTTGTAATCATGCTTGTGCAGTTTATGAAGCCAGTCAGAACACCAATTTAATTCAAGTTGGTATTCGTTCTATGGACATAAAAGAGAAGTCTGTTATGAATTTGGATAAAACCTATTTTGCGCACGACATGGCAATAGATGATTCTTGGATGGATTCTGCTATCGACCAAATGACAGATAATGTATTTATAACATTTGATTTAGACGCTTTCGACCCTTCAATACTACCAAGTACAGGTACACCAGAACCAGGAGGTTTGCTTTGGTATGAAACTATGGATTTTCTAAAGCAAGTATTTGCAGAAAAAAATGTTGTTGGTTTTGATATTGTTGAATTATGCCCTAATGAAATAGATAAATCTTCAGATTTTCTTGCAGCAAAACTGTATTATAAAATGTTAAGTTATAAGTTTCAAAATGATGAAACAGAAGATGATTATGACAATGCTTATAACGATAAACCACTAACTAATAATTTATCAAAATTCAAAGAAGAAGATGACTACTAA
- a CDS encoding DUF3817 domain-containing protein — protein sequence MKTLTIFRIIAFLEGLSYILLLFVGVPLKYFGNDVTLVKMLGMPHGFLFMAYIAFVIVLRFDNPWFKKHFILIALASIVPFGTFIVEHKLRKLA from the coding sequence ATGAAAACACTTACCATATTTCGAATCATTGCCTTTTTAGAAGGCTTATCCTATATACTGTTACTATTTGTGGGCGTGCCGTTAAAATATTTTGGCAATGACGTTACACTTGTTAAAATGCTTGGAATGCCTCACGGGTTTCTATTCATGGCGTATATCGCGTTTGTAATTGTCCTCCGATTTGATAATCCATGGTTCAAAAAACATTTTATTTTAATTGCACTAGCATCCATCGTTCCTTTTGGAACGTTTATCGTTGAACACAAACTTAGAAAATTAGCATGA
- a CDS encoding deoxyhypusine synthase family protein, which produces MTTKGAISDFIETYYLHFNAATVVDAAKSYEEQLDKGSKMLVSLAGAMSTAEIGKIFAEMIRQDKVQIISCTGANLEEDIMNLVAHSHYKRIPNYRDLTPKQEWDLLEQGLNRVTDTCIPEEEAFRRLQQHIYKIWKEAEDKGERYLPHEYMYKMLLSGVLEEYYEIDLKDSWMYAAAEKNLPIICPGWEDSTMGNIFASYVLKGELKASTMKSGIEYMTFLADWYSDNSKNGIGFFQIGGGIAGDFPICVVPMLYQDMERTDTPFWSYFCQISDSTTSYGSYSGAVPNEKITWGKLDINTPKFIIESDATIVAPLIFAYLLGM; this is translated from the coding sequence ATGACTACTAAAGGAGCAATTTCAGACTTTATAGAAACATATTATTTGCATTTCAATGCTGCAACTGTTGTCGATGCAGCAAAATCTTATGAAGAGCAATTAGATAAAGGTTCAAAGATGTTAGTGTCTTTGGCAGGAGCAATGAGTACAGCAGAAATAGGAAAGATTTTTGCTGAAATGATACGACAAGATAAGGTGCAAATTATCTCGTGTACAGGAGCAAATTTAGAAGAGGATATCATGAATTTAGTAGCACATTCTCATTATAAACGAATTCCTAATTATCGAGATTTAACACCCAAGCAAGAATGGGATTTATTAGAACAAGGTCTTAACCGTGTTACAGATACTTGCATTCCAGAAGAAGAAGCATTTAGAAGATTACAACAGCATATTTATAAAATATGGAAAGAAGCAGAAGATAAAGGAGAACGCTATCTACCACATGAGTACATGTACAAAATGTTATTGTCTGGTGTCTTAGAAGAATACTACGAAATAGATTTAAAAGACTCATGGATGTATGCAGCAGCAGAAAAAAATCTACCTATAATTTGTCCAGGATGGGAAGATAGTACTATGGGAAATATTTTTGCAAGTTATGTCCTAAAAGGAGAGCTTAAAGCAAGCACTATGAAATCTGGAATTGAGTATATGACCTTTCTTGCAGATTGGTATTCTGATAATTCTAAAAATGGTATAGGTTTCTTTCAAATAGGAGGTGGAATAGCAGGAGATTTTCCAATTTGTGTAGTACCAATGCTATATCAAGATATGGAGCGTACTGATACACCTTTTTGGAGTTATTTCTGCCAAATAAGTGATTCTACTACAAGTTATGGTTCGTATTCTGGAGCAGTTCCGAATGAAAAAATAACTTGGGGGAAATTAGATATTAACACACCAAAATTTATAATAGAGAGTGATGCTACGATTGTTGCTCCGTTAATCTTTGCCTATTTGTTAGGCATGTAA
- a CDS encoding NUDIX hydrolase — translation MIDKVDKSRLIAIKNDKILVLEKIGEKKKFSLAGGVKKKKETDIKSLIRETFEEIGLRLKKKELTYFLSRKNNNTKKKEIYKHYFITNTSIKNIEVLEPHKFKKVQWVPWYDALEYLDKDDRSAITLYFDQFRKQVN, via the coding sequence ATGATAGATAAAGTTGATAAATCTAGGCTTATTGCCATAAAGAATGACAAAATTCTTGTTCTTGAAAAAATAGGTGAGAAGAAAAAGTTTTCACTTGCTGGTGGTGTGAAAAAGAAAAAAGAAACAGATATTAAATCCTTAATAAGAGAAACTTTTGAGGAAATAGGGTTGCGGTTAAAAAAGAAAGAATTGACTTATTTTCTATCAAGGAAGAATAATAACACTAAAAAAAAAGAAATCTATAAGCATTATTTTATAACAAATACTTCAATAAAAAATATTGAAGTATTAGAACCTCATAAGTTTAAAAAAGTGCAGTGGGTTCCTTGGTATGATGCACTTGAATACCTGGATAAAGACGACCGAAGTGCAATAACATTATATTTTGACCAGTTTAGAAAACAAGTAAATTAA
- a CDS encoding VOC family protein, producing METLFHLSLPCTNAEETKRFYIETVGAILGRHSNNWVDINLFGHQITFTQAAKFNFNNPNYVFEGKILPTFHFGIILNVEEWGRMYSKLNELNLELVTQATFLKNKSGEHLSFFVKDPNGYMLEFKSFKQPQEVFKI from the coding sequence ATGGAAACTTTATTTCACTTATCATTACCATGCACAAATGCTGAAGAAACCAAAAGGTTTTATATAGAAACCGTTGGTGCAATTTTAGGAAGGCATTCTAATAACTGGGTAGATATTAACTTATTTGGACATCAAATAACATTTACCCAAGCAGCTAAATTTAATTTCAATAATCCTAATTATGTGTTCGAGGGAAAAATTCTTCCTACTTTTCATTTTGGGATTATTCTAAATGTAGAAGAATGGGGTAGAATGTATTCTAAACTTAATGAACTGAATTTAGAATTAGTAACACAAGCAACTTTTTTAAAAAATAAATCTGGAGAACATTTGTCATTTTTTGTTAAAGACCCAAATGGATATATGTTGGAATTTAAAAGTTTTAAACAACCACAAGAGGTTTTTAAAATTTAA